In the genome of Brachyhypopomus gauderio isolate BG-103 unplaced genomic scaffold, BGAUD_0.2 sc76, whole genome shotgun sequence, one region contains:
- the cct3 gene encoding T-complex protein 1 subunit gamma, with protein sequence MMGRPVLVLSQNMKRESGRKVQTGNINAAKTIADVIRTCLGPRAMMKMLLDPMGGIVMTNDGNAILREIQVQHPAAKSMIEISRTQDEEVGDGTTSVIILAGEMLSVAEQFLEQQMHPTVVISAYRQALDDMLTMLKEISTPVDPNDRDMMLKIINSAINTKALSRWSSLACNIALDAVRTVELEENGRKEIDIKKYAKVEKIPGGIIEDSCVLKGVMMNKDVTHPRMRRLIKNPRIVLLDCSLEYKKGESQTDIEITREEDFARILQMEEEYIQQICEDIIRLKPDLIFTEKGISDLAQHYLMKANITAIRRVRKTDNNRIARACGARIASRTDELREEDVGTGAGLFEVKKIGDEYFTFVTECKDPKACTILLRGASKEILAEVERNLQDAMQVCRNVLLEPCLLPGGGAVEMAVSHRLTERSRGLTGVEQWPYRAVAQALEVIPRTLIQNCGASTIRVLTSLRAKHTQEGSASWGVNGETGALADMTELGICEPLAVKAQTYKTAVETAILLLRIDDIVSGHKKKGEAHPMGGGQGAE encoded by the exons GTCAGAATATGAAGAGAGAGTCTGGAAGGAAGGTCCAGACAGGGAATATTAACGCAGCTAAG ACCATAGCAGATGTCATCAGGACATGTCTGGGACCACGAGCTATGATGAAG ATGCTGCTGGACCCTATGGGAGGTATCGTCATGACCAACGACGGCAACGCCATTCTGAGAGAG ATCCAGGTGCAACACCCCGCTGCCAAGTCCATGATTGAGATCAGCCGCACCCAGGACGAGGAGGTGGGAGACGGCACCACCTCCGTCATCATCCTGG CTGGAGAGATGCTGTCGGTGGCGGAGCAGTTCCTGGAGCAGCAGATGCATCCTACAGTGGTGATCAGTGCCTACAGGCAGGCTCTGGACGACATGCTCACCATGCTCAAAGAGATCAG CACTCCAGTAGACCCGAACGATCGAGACATGATGCTGAAGATCATTAACTCGGCCATCAACACCAAGGCCCTGAGCCGCTGGTCCAGCCTGGCGTGCAACATCGCCCTGGACGCGGTGCGCACCGTGGAACTGGAGGAGAACGGACGCAAGGAGATCGACATCAAGAAGTACGCcaaggtggagaag ATTCCCGGTGGGATCATTGAGGACTCGTGTGTGCTGAagggggtgatgatgaataagGATGTAACTCACCCTCGAATGCGCCGTCTCATCAAAAACCCTCGCATCGTCCTGCTCGACTGCTCCCTCGAGTACAAGAAAGGAGagagccag ACGGATATCGAGATAACTCGTGAGGAAGACTTTGCAAGGATCTTGCAGATGGAGGAAGAGTACATCCAGCAGATATGTGAGGACATCATCCGCCTCAAGCCCGACCTGATCTTCACTGAGAAGGGAATCTCCG ATCTTGCTCAGCACTACCTGATGAAGGCCAACATCACTGCGATCCGTCGCGTCAGAAAGACGGACAACAATCGCATTGCCAG AGCGTGCGGGGCACGCATTGCCAGCAGGACGGACGAGTTGCGTGAGGAAGATgtgggaacaggagccggcctGTTTGAGGTGAAGAAGATCGGTGATGAGTATTTCACCTTCGTCACCGAGTGCAAAGACCCTAAAGCCTGCACCATCCTGCTGAGAGGAGCTAGCAAGGAGATCCTGGCG GAGGTGGAGCGGAACCTGCAGGACGCCATGCAGGTGTGCCGTAACGTCCTGTTGGAGCCGTGCCTGTTGCCGGGCGGAGGTGCGGTGGAGATGGCCGTGTCACACAGGCTGACGGAGCGCTCGCGTGGCCTCACGGGCGTGGAGCAGTGGCCGTACCGCGCCGTGGCCCAGGCCCTGGAGGTCATTCCCCGCACCCTGATCCAGAACTGTGGAGCCTCCACCATCCGTGTGCTCACCTCCCTCAGG GCCAAGCACACGCAGGAGGGCAGCGCCTCGTGGGGCGTGAACGGAGAGACCGGCGCTCTCGCAGACATGACCGAGTTGGGCATCTGTGAGCCGCTGGCTGTCAAAGCCCAGACGTACAAGACTGCGGTGGAG ACGGCTATTCTACTCCTGCGCATTGATGACATCGTTTCTGGGCATAAGAAGAAGGGTGAAGCCCACCCGATGGGTGGAGGGCAGGGGGCGGAGTAA
- the LOC143491497 gene encoding uncharacterized protein LOC143491497, producing the protein MSSTKGRRTHTACVMRMRETCPFRKMRRGQCCESPGRRWRNSCDQPGVPAASPCGGGMEAVYVETCPPSPTTPQRPHPHTQAAVAMDSDIAPLISGPMFSSFSSSLYSVSSASTPMNFHQSGLSSSDASMDLDSAVDPETGERAQG; encoded by the exons ATGAGCAGCACGAAGGGGAGGAGGACACACACGGCGTGTGtgatgagaatgagagagacatgTCCCTTCCGCAAGATGAGGAGAGGCCAGTGCTGCG AGTCGCCCGGAAGGCGATGGAGAAACTCGTGTGACCAGCCCGGAGTGCCCGCTGCCTCCCCCTGTGGGGGTGGGATGGAGGCCGTGTACGTGGAGACCTGCCCCCCGTCCCCAACCACACCACAGcgccctcacccccacacacaag CTGCAGTAGCCATGGATTCAGATATAGCTCCCTTGATTTCTGGACCCATGTTTTCGAGTTTTTCATCAAGCTTGTACTCAGTGTCTTCTGCCTCGACCCCCATGAACTTCCACCAAAGTGGCCTGTCCTCCAGTGATGCAAGCATGG ATCTGGACAGTGCAGTGGACCCTGAGACTGGGGAGAGAGCTCAAGGATAA
- the tmem79b gene encoding uncharacterized protein tmem79b isoform X3: MKSQFKQKNSGIFREEEDVSTSTAQLPQYDVQPQPITHSADLALKFNICRTGSARGAREQSASPLTPAPLTRHLDTPERPQTGRGRFFGKLTKLEESFLRDTDNRDRQTGEQAISLDTLPVVKSPEGPTEENHTPGQVTEEKKMNTHTDPVLGSKEPSTLPWPEERSDGPGGKGPAAPDSAPKKDDPDVAEETASMSSDSPSLRGRFSRTESAKELGTWERQQAKGCRVEKERLLQGDQVKHLEIEVELNSMPDKAAGVFNSTSIPEPLRQSMSRWVEETEDNPFIRHANTLPVGYSSSTKHVPCCGCTGTKRDLVKVAVAVLMAAMIFPVLVWGGYTFLPFDAPLLDSAPLRLVYTLRCSVFAVIPIVLGVLVLGVSRLRYLSVKPQCDGEPEIEAVIVHRNFVEDSISLFLMYFLQLGVMAAYLSQELLKLVPLLTIIFAFGRLVYWIAAVWGSSVRGFGFGFSFVPTLVMLVANLYFIFMADSAGSVFAQEDLGPIYLLQEKRQRFWG, translated from the exons ATGAAATCACAATTCAAACAG AAGAATTCTGGAATATTCCGTGAAGAAGAGGACGTGTCCACCTCCACAGCACAGCTCCCCCAGTATGATGTCCAACCTCAGCCCATAACTCACAGTGCAGACCTGGCACTGAAATTCAAT ATATGCAGGACCGGGAGCGCGCGAGGAGCGCGCGAGCAGAGCGCCTCCCCTTTAACACCTGCGCCTTTAACGCGGCACCTGGACACACCTGAACGGCCTCAAACAGGACGTGGACGTTTCTTTGGAAAACTAACCAAACTTGAAGAAAGCTTTTTGCGAGATACTGATAATCG GGACAGGCAGACAGGTGAACAG GCCATATCCCTAGACACACTGCCTGTGGTGAAGAGCCCGGAGGGGCCGACAGAGGAAAACCACACACCTGGTCAGGTAACGGAAGAGAagaagatgaacacacacacggacccagTGCTTGGAAGTAAGGAGCCCAGTACTCTGCCATGGCCGGAAGAGAGGTCCGACGGTCCGGGCGGGAAGGGGCCGGCGGCACCTGATTCTGCCCCAAAGAAGGATGACCCGGACGTGGCTGAGGAGACCGCGAGCATGAGCTCAGATTCCCCGTCGCTCCGTGGACGGTTCAGCAGGACGGAGAGTGCAAAAGAGCTGGGCACCTGGGAGAGGCAGCAGGCCAAGGGGTGCCGGGTGGAGAAGGAGCGTTTGCTGCAGGGCGACCAGGTGAAGCACTTGGAGATTGAGGTGGAGCTGAACTCCATGCCAGACAAGGCAGCTGGGGTGTTCAACTCCACCAGCATACCTGAGCCACTGAGACAGAGTATGAGCCGCTGGGTGGAGGAGACGGAGGACAACCCCTTCATCAGGCATGCTAACACCCTGCCAGTGGGCTACTCTTCCAGCACCAAGCATGTGCCATGCT GTGGGTGTACTGGGACCAAACGAGATCTGGTAAAAGTAGCTGTGGCTGTGCTCATGGCTGCCATGATTTTCCCTGTGCTGGTGTGGGGGGGCTACACTTTCCTGCCCTTTGATGCCCCGCTGCTCGACAGCGCCCCCCTGCGGCTGGTCTACACACTGCGCTGCTCGGTCTTCGCGGTCATCCCAATTGTCTTGG gtgtgttggtgttgggcgTGTCCAGGCTGCGGTACCTGTCTGTGAAGCCCCAGTGTGATGGAGAGCCAGAGATCGAAGCCGTGATCGTCCATCGCAACTTTGTCGAAGACTccatctccctctttctcatgTACTTCCTGCAGTTGGGTGTCATGGCTGCTTATCTCAGCCAGGAGCTGCTCAAACTGGTGCCACTCCTCACCATCATCTTCGCCTTTGGCag GCTGGTGTACTGGATCGCGGCGGTGTGGGGCAGCAGCGTGAGGGGTTTTGGGTTCGGCTTCTCCTTCGTGCCCACGCTGGTAATGCTGGTGGCCAACCTGTACTTCATCTTCATGGCCGACTCGGCCGGCTCGGTCTTCGCACAAGAGGACCTGGGCCCCATCTACCTGCTCCAAGAAAAGAGGCAGAGATTCTGGGGCTAG
- the tmem79b gene encoding uncharacterized protein tmem79b isoform X1, translated as MQSASREREDTERPIEKNSGIFREEEDVSTSTAQLPQYDVQPQPITHSADLALKFNICRTGSARGAREQSASPLTPAPLTRHLDTPERPQTGRGRFFGKLTKLEESFLRDTDNRDRQTGEQAISLDTLPVVKSPEGPTEENHTPGQVTEEKKMNTHTDPVLGSKEPSTLPWPEERSDGPGGKGPAAPDSAPKKDDPDVAEETASMSSDSPSLRGRFSRTESAKELGTWERQQAKGCRVEKERLLQGDQVKHLEIEVELNSMPDKAAGVFNSTSIPEPLRQSMSRWVEETEDNPFIRHANTLPVGYSSSTKHVPCCGCTGTKRDLVKVAVAVLMAAMIFPVLVWGGYTFLPFDAPLLDSAPLRLVYTLRCSVFAVIPIVLGVLVLGVSRLRYLSVKPQCDGEPEIEAVIVHRNFVEDSISLFLMYFLQLGVMAAYLSQELLKLVPLLTIIFAFGRLVYWIAAVWGSSVRGFGFGFSFVPTLVMLVANLYFIFMADSAGSVFAQEDLGPIYLLQEKRQRFWG; from the exons ATGCAGTCAGCTTCTAGAGAGAGGGAAGATACAGAGAGGCCTATTGAG AAGAATTCTGGAATATTCCGTGAAGAAGAGGACGTGTCCACCTCCACAGCACAGCTCCCCCAGTATGATGTCCAACCTCAGCCCATAACTCACAGTGCAGACCTGGCACTGAAATTCAAT ATATGCAGGACCGGGAGCGCGCGAGGAGCGCGCGAGCAGAGCGCCTCCCCTTTAACACCTGCGCCTTTAACGCGGCACCTGGACACACCTGAACGGCCTCAAACAGGACGTGGACGTTTCTTTGGAAAACTAACCAAACTTGAAGAAAGCTTTTTGCGAGATACTGATAATCG GGACAGGCAGACAGGTGAACAG GCCATATCCCTAGACACACTGCCTGTGGTGAAGAGCCCGGAGGGGCCGACAGAGGAAAACCACACACCTGGTCAGGTAACGGAAGAGAagaagatgaacacacacacggacccagTGCTTGGAAGTAAGGAGCCCAGTACTCTGCCATGGCCGGAAGAGAGGTCCGACGGTCCGGGCGGGAAGGGGCCGGCGGCACCTGATTCTGCCCCAAAGAAGGATGACCCGGACGTGGCTGAGGAGACCGCGAGCATGAGCTCAGATTCCCCGTCGCTCCGTGGACGGTTCAGCAGGACGGAGAGTGCAAAAGAGCTGGGCACCTGGGAGAGGCAGCAGGCCAAGGGGTGCCGGGTGGAGAAGGAGCGTTTGCTGCAGGGCGACCAGGTGAAGCACTTGGAGATTGAGGTGGAGCTGAACTCCATGCCAGACAAGGCAGCTGGGGTGTTCAACTCCACCAGCATACCTGAGCCACTGAGACAGAGTATGAGCCGCTGGGTGGAGGAGACGGAGGACAACCCCTTCATCAGGCATGCTAACACCCTGCCAGTGGGCTACTCTTCCAGCACCAAGCATGTGCCATGCT GTGGGTGTACTGGGACCAAACGAGATCTGGTAAAAGTAGCTGTGGCTGTGCTCATGGCTGCCATGATTTTCCCTGTGCTGGTGTGGGGGGGCTACACTTTCCTGCCCTTTGATGCCCCGCTGCTCGACAGCGCCCCCCTGCGGCTGGTCTACACACTGCGCTGCTCGGTCTTCGCGGTCATCCCAATTGTCTTGG gtgtgttggtgttgggcgTGTCCAGGCTGCGGTACCTGTCTGTGAAGCCCCAGTGTGATGGAGAGCCAGAGATCGAAGCCGTGATCGTCCATCGCAACTTTGTCGAAGACTccatctccctctttctcatgTACTTCCTGCAGTTGGGTGTCATGGCTGCTTATCTCAGCCAGGAGCTGCTCAAACTGGTGCCACTCCTCACCATCATCTTCGCCTTTGGCag GCTGGTGTACTGGATCGCGGCGGTGTGGGGCAGCAGCGTGAGGGGTTTTGGGTTCGGCTTCTCCTTCGTGCCCACGCTGGTAATGCTGGTGGCCAACCTGTACTTCATCTTCATGGCCGACTCGGCCGGCTCGGTCTTCGCACAAGAGGACCTGGGCCCCATCTACCTGCTCCAAGAAAAGAGGCAGAGATTCTGGGGCTAG
- the tmem79b gene encoding transmembrane protein 79 isoform X4, producing the protein MKMSKAISLDTLPVVKSPEGPTEENHTPGQVTEEKKMNTHTDPVLGSKEPSTLPWPEERSDGPGGKGPAAPDSAPKKDDPDVAEETASMSSDSPSLRGRFSRTESAKELGTWERQQAKGCRVEKERLLQGDQVKHLEIEVELNSMPDKAAGVFNSTSIPEPLRQSMSRWVEETEDNPFIRHANTLPVGYSSSTKHVPCCGCTGTKRDLVKVAVAVLMAAMIFPVLVWGGYTFLPFDAPLLDSAPLRLVYTLRCSVFAVIPIVLGVLVLGVSRLRYLSVKPQCDGEPEIEAVIVHRNFVEDSISLFLMYFLQLGVMAAYLSQELLKLVPLLTIIFAFGRLVYWIAAVWGSSVRGFGFGFSFVPTLVMLVANLYFIFMADSAGSVFAQEDLGPIYLLQEKRQRFWG; encoded by the exons ATGAAAATGTCTAAGGCCATATCCCTAGACACACTGCCTGTGGTGAAGAGCCCGGAGGGGCCGACAGAGGAAAACCACACACCTGGTCAGGTAACGGAAGAGAagaagatgaacacacacacggacccagTGCTTGGAAGTAAGGAGCCCAGTACTCTGCCATGGCCGGAAGAGAGGTCCGACGGTCCGGGCGGGAAGGGGCCGGCGGCACCTGATTCTGCCCCAAAGAAGGATGACCCGGACGTGGCTGAGGAGACCGCGAGCATGAGCTCAGATTCCCCGTCGCTCCGTGGACGGTTCAGCAGGACGGAGAGTGCAAAAGAGCTGGGCACCTGGGAGAGGCAGCAGGCCAAGGGGTGCCGGGTGGAGAAGGAGCGTTTGCTGCAGGGCGACCAGGTGAAGCACTTGGAGATTGAGGTGGAGCTGAACTCCATGCCAGACAAGGCAGCTGGGGTGTTCAACTCCACCAGCATACCTGAGCCACTGAGACAGAGTATGAGCCGCTGGGTGGAGGAGACGGAGGACAACCCCTTCATCAGGCATGCTAACACCCTGCCAGTGGGCTACTCTTCCAGCACCAAGCATGTGCCATGCT GTGGGTGTACTGGGACCAAACGAGATCTGGTAAAAGTAGCTGTGGCTGTGCTCATGGCTGCCATGATTTTCCCTGTGCTGGTGTGGGGGGGCTACACTTTCCTGCCCTTTGATGCCCCGCTGCTCGACAGCGCCCCCCTGCGGCTGGTCTACACACTGCGCTGCTCGGTCTTCGCGGTCATCCCAATTGTCTTGG gtgtgttggtgttgggcgTGTCCAGGCTGCGGTACCTGTCTGTGAAGCCCCAGTGTGATGGAGAGCCAGAGATCGAAGCCGTGATCGTCCATCGCAACTTTGTCGAAGACTccatctccctctttctcatgTACTTCCTGCAGTTGGGTGTCATGGCTGCTTATCTCAGCCAGGAGCTGCTCAAACTGGTGCCACTCCTCACCATCATCTTCGCCTTTGGCag GCTGGTGTACTGGATCGCGGCGGTGTGGGGCAGCAGCGTGAGGGGTTTTGGGTTCGGCTTCTCCTTCGTGCCCACGCTGGTAATGCTGGTGGCCAACCTGTACTTCATCTTCATGGCCGACTCGGCCGGCTCGGTCTTCGCACAAGAGGACCTGGGCCCCATCTACCTGCTCCAAGAAAAGAGGCAGAGATTCTGGGGCTAG
- the tmem79b gene encoding uncharacterized protein tmem79b isoform X2: MQSASREREDTERPIENSGIFREEEDVSTSTAQLPQYDVQPQPITHSADLALKFNICRTGSARGAREQSASPLTPAPLTRHLDTPERPQTGRGRFFGKLTKLEESFLRDTDNRDRQTGEQAISLDTLPVVKSPEGPTEENHTPGQVTEEKKMNTHTDPVLGSKEPSTLPWPEERSDGPGGKGPAAPDSAPKKDDPDVAEETASMSSDSPSLRGRFSRTESAKELGTWERQQAKGCRVEKERLLQGDQVKHLEIEVELNSMPDKAAGVFNSTSIPEPLRQSMSRWVEETEDNPFIRHANTLPVGYSSSTKHVPCCGCTGTKRDLVKVAVAVLMAAMIFPVLVWGGYTFLPFDAPLLDSAPLRLVYTLRCSVFAVIPIVLGVLVLGVSRLRYLSVKPQCDGEPEIEAVIVHRNFVEDSISLFLMYFLQLGVMAAYLSQELLKLVPLLTIIFAFGRLVYWIAAVWGSSVRGFGFGFSFVPTLVMLVANLYFIFMADSAGSVFAQEDLGPIYLLQEKRQRFWG, translated from the exons ATGCAGTCAGCTTCTAGAGAGAGGGAAGATACAGAGAGGCCTATTGAG AATTCTGGAATATTCCGTGAAGAAGAGGACGTGTCCACCTCCACAGCACAGCTCCCCCAGTATGATGTCCAACCTCAGCCCATAACTCACAGTGCAGACCTGGCACTGAAATTCAAT ATATGCAGGACCGGGAGCGCGCGAGGAGCGCGCGAGCAGAGCGCCTCCCCTTTAACACCTGCGCCTTTAACGCGGCACCTGGACACACCTGAACGGCCTCAAACAGGACGTGGACGTTTCTTTGGAAAACTAACCAAACTTGAAGAAAGCTTTTTGCGAGATACTGATAATCG GGACAGGCAGACAGGTGAACAG GCCATATCCCTAGACACACTGCCTGTGGTGAAGAGCCCGGAGGGGCCGACAGAGGAAAACCACACACCTGGTCAGGTAACGGAAGAGAagaagatgaacacacacacggacccagTGCTTGGAAGTAAGGAGCCCAGTACTCTGCCATGGCCGGAAGAGAGGTCCGACGGTCCGGGCGGGAAGGGGCCGGCGGCACCTGATTCTGCCCCAAAGAAGGATGACCCGGACGTGGCTGAGGAGACCGCGAGCATGAGCTCAGATTCCCCGTCGCTCCGTGGACGGTTCAGCAGGACGGAGAGTGCAAAAGAGCTGGGCACCTGGGAGAGGCAGCAGGCCAAGGGGTGCCGGGTGGAGAAGGAGCGTTTGCTGCAGGGCGACCAGGTGAAGCACTTGGAGATTGAGGTGGAGCTGAACTCCATGCCAGACAAGGCAGCTGGGGTGTTCAACTCCACCAGCATACCTGAGCCACTGAGACAGAGTATGAGCCGCTGGGTGGAGGAGACGGAGGACAACCCCTTCATCAGGCATGCTAACACCCTGCCAGTGGGCTACTCTTCCAGCACCAAGCATGTGCCATGCT GTGGGTGTACTGGGACCAAACGAGATCTGGTAAAAGTAGCTGTGGCTGTGCTCATGGCTGCCATGATTTTCCCTGTGCTGGTGTGGGGGGGCTACACTTTCCTGCCCTTTGATGCCCCGCTGCTCGACAGCGCCCCCCTGCGGCTGGTCTACACACTGCGCTGCTCGGTCTTCGCGGTCATCCCAATTGTCTTGG gtgtgttggtgttgggcgTGTCCAGGCTGCGGTACCTGTCTGTGAAGCCCCAGTGTGATGGAGAGCCAGAGATCGAAGCCGTGATCGTCCATCGCAACTTTGTCGAAGACTccatctccctctttctcatgTACTTCCTGCAGTTGGGTGTCATGGCTGCTTATCTCAGCCAGGAGCTGCTCAAACTGGTGCCACTCCTCACCATCATCTTCGCCTTTGGCag GCTGGTGTACTGGATCGCGGCGGTGTGGGGCAGCAGCGTGAGGGGTTTTGGGTTCGGCTTCTCCTTCGTGCCCACGCTGGTAATGCTGGTGGCCAACCTGTACTTCATCTTCATGGCCGACTCGGCCGGCTCGGTCTTCGCACAAGAGGACCTGGGCCCCATCTACCTGCTCCAAGAAAAGAGGCAGAGATTCTGGGGCTAG
- the LOC143491498 gene encoding cortexin-2: MVANRGLVECAVPRDGRVSPGWCGRPVKMAEHLHSSTLSASGATQPIPFLTLEQKAAFVFVLLLFIFLGLLIVRCFRILLDPYSSMPSSTWTDYMEKDTFDYRIA; encoded by the coding sequence ATGGTTGCGAACAGGGGACTTGTTGAGTGTGCGGTCCCCCGTGATGGCCGTGTGAGCCCAGGGTGGTGCGGGAGGCCCGTGAAGATGGCCGAACATCTCCACAGCAGCACACTGTCTGCGTCTGGGGCCACACAGCCCATACCCTTCCTCACCCTCGAGCAGAAGGCAGCCTTCGTCTTCGTGCTGctcctcttcatcttcctcgGCCTGCTGATCGTGCGCTGTTTTCGCATCCTGCTGGACCCTTACAGCAGCATGCCGTCCTCCACGTGGACAGACTACATGGAGAAAGACACGTTCGACTACCGCATCGCCTGA